The Accipiter gentilis chromosome 19, bAccGen1.1, whole genome shotgun sequence genome has a window encoding:
- the AMER2 gene encoding APC membrane recruitment protein 2, producing the protein MDSHCDCAEPPAAEQPSGRINKTAFKLFKRRKSGGTMPSIFGVRSKGGEGKGASKAGMVRSRTHDGLADAVLESSKKEEPGGGGGGEPQSKEAQGRPAGSLGVSPGSSVAKSHSFFSLLRKNGRPENGKAESADQRAGGRQKKGLKGIFSSMRWHKKDKYGKEERGETSEIRSGLIMPGSLTASLECIKEETPKPLSETPNGAGDVGLEAPREKRGGEAHASAEEPEAGGGEPRDSGPPPGEDPTAAAAAAAAAAPAPAPAAASAGRRPEELCREQPDPGAGEVGTAKDAAITGCGDIIADHEEDVGSGSGGCEKSTPGAGKLGASKKHPTMVAYQGGGEEMASPDQVDDTYLQEFWDMLSQTEETQTEGGGGGGGGTKKPEGLKENRGIEGHQNRVAVKRGGLHQIPVHLNHKEEQKGREKEQHEGVPNSDEGYWDSTTPGPEEDGSTSIQKETIPRDSYSGDALYDLYTEPDENPPAGPAGEEVTCVPRSKPVSPITTTCSLKTPSSTVKDSKIPISIKHLSSHPASHGADASNSHHVAHHHLAKSEMHRTKIPVSKVLVRRVSNRGLAGTTVKAATYQDSAKK; encoded by the exons atGGACTCGCACTGCGACTGTGCCGAGCCTCCGGCCGCCGAGCAGCCGTCGGGGAGGATTAACAAAACCGCCTTCAAACTGTTCAAGAGGAGGAAATCCGGGGGCACCATGCCGAGCATCTTCGGGGTGAGGAGCAaaggcggggaggggaagggcgcCAGCAAAGCGGGAATGGTGCGGAGCCGGACGCACGACGGCTTGGCCGACGCCgtgctggagagcagcaagaaggaggaaccgggcggcggcggcggcggcgagccgcAGAGCAAGGAGGCGcagggccggccggccggcagccTCGGCGTCTCCCCCGGCAGCTCGGTGGCCAAGTCGCACAGCTTCTTCTCCCTGCTGAGGAAGAACGGCAGGCCGGAGAACGGCAAGGCGGAGAGCGCGGATCAGCGGGCTGGCGGCAGACAAAAGAAGGGGCTGAAAGGGATCTTCAGCAGCATGCGGTGGCATAAAAAGGACAAATACGGCaaggaggagaggggggaaacCTCGGAGATCCGGTCCGGCCTTATCATGCCGGGGTCTTTGACCGCCAGCCTGGAGTGCATCAAAGAGGAGACGCCAAAACCTTTGTCTGAAACCCCCAACGGCGCaggagatgtggggctggaggCGCCGCGGGAGAAGCGTGGCGGCGAGGCCCACGCCTCGGCCGAGGAGCCCGAAGCGGGCGGTGGGGAGCCGCGGGACAGCGGTCCCCCCCCCGGGGAGGAccctactgctgctgctgctgctgctgctgctgctgctcctgctcctgctcctgctgctgcttctgctggaagGCGACCCGAGGAGCTCTGCCGCGAGCAACCGGACCCGGGTGCCGGAGAGGTTGGGACTGCGAAGGATGCGGCCATAACAG GCTGCGGAGATATTATTGCGGACCATGAGGAGGATGTGGGCAGCGGGAGTGGCGGCTGTGAGAAGAGCACCCCCGGGGCCGGCAAGCTGGGTGCCTCCAAGAAGCACCCCACCATGGTGGCCTaccagggaggaggggaggagatggccAGCCCGGACCAGGTGGATGACACCTACCTGCAGGAGTTCTGGGATATGCTGTCGCAGACAGAGGAGACCCAGAcagaaggaggaggtggaggtggaggagggacAAAGAAGCCTGAGGGGTTGAAGGAGAACCGAGGTATCGAGGGGCACCAGAACAGGGTGGCGGTGAAACGTGGTGGCCTCCACCAGATCCCCGTTCACCTCAACCACAAAGAGGAGCagaagggcagggagaaggagcagcacgAAGGTGTCCCAAACAGCGACGAGGGCTACTGGGATTCCACCACCCCTGGTCCCGAGGAAGATGGTTCCACAAGCATCCAGAAGGAGACCATTCCCAGGGACAGCTACAGTGGGGATGCTCTCTACGACCTCTACACCGAGCCGGATGAGAACCCACCAGCAGGGCCTGCGGGCGAAGAGGTCACCTGCGTGCCACGTTCCAAGCCCGTGTCTCCAATAACGACCACGTGCTCACTGAAAACACCCTCAAGCACAGTGAAGGACTCCAAGATACCCATCAGCATTAAACACCTTTCATCGCATCCTGCCAGCCATGGAGCAGACGCCAGTAACAGCCATCACGTCGCACACCATCACCTGGCCAAAAGCGAGATGCACAGAACAAAAATCCCCGTCTCCAAAGTACTGGTACGCCGGGTCAGTAACAGGGGCTTAGCAGGGACAACAGTGAAAGCTGCCACATACCAGGACAGTGCCAAAAAGTAG